Part of the Candidatus Delongbacteria bacterium genome, TGTTAGATTTATTGATTTGATCACAGAGTACACTCTTAGAATAAAAGGGAAAAGGATACGACCCTCATTAACTATGCTATCTGCATCTATTTTTGGCGATATAAAATTATCTGCAATAAATGCGGCTATTACAATGGAATTATTACACAATGCCACTCTAATGCATGACGACGTTGTTGATGGTGCTGATACTAGAAGAGGATTTAAAACCGTAAATAAAATCTGGAATAACAAAACTGCAATTCTATTTGGTGATTATCTTCTAGCCAATTCCCTTATCACTATTTTAGATACAAGAGATTTCAAAATCATGGATATTCTTTCATCAGTTTCCAGAAAGTTGTCCAGAGGTGAACTTTTGCAGGTTTTTAAAACTAAAAAAGGTGACTTTACAGAATCAATGTATCTTGACGTTATTAAAGGAAAAACAGCATCTTTAATCTCTGCATGTACTCAAATTGGAGCAATTACAGGTGGTGCAACCGAAGAAGATTCCACAAAAATGGCTGAATTTGGAGAATTGCTTGGAATAGCATTTCAAATTAGGGATGATATTTTAGATTATACAGGAGATAAGGGTATTTTTGGTAAAGAGAATGGTAAGGATATAAAAGAAAAAAAAATAACTTTACCGCTTATTTACGCCCTTTCAAATACTGATAAAAAAACAAAAAATAAGATTTTAAAAGCAATTCGGGTAGGAATAAAAACAAAAAGTGAATTAGATGAGATCCTTAAATTTACAATTGATAACAATGGTATATCTATAGCTGAAAATAAAGTTTTCGAAATTTCTGAAAGAGCTAAATCAATTATTAGTTCAATTAATTGTAAAAATTGTGAATCTATTAAAATGCTAAAATTATTAGCAGACTATTTGGTATTCAGAGATAAGTAAATACTACTATAATTAAATATTTTAAAAAAAAAGTTCTTAAGTGTGATGGCGGTCACACTTTTTTTTAATTTTTATCGTAGATTGATAAGTACATAAGTTGAAAGAAATAAATGACAATCGCTAGTATGATCTTATTTTTATCTAATTATCCTGAGTCAAAACAAATTAACAATTTTTTGTATTATTTCTTATTAATTGTTCATATTTTTAAATATTACACAAATTGTATTATAAATTTTAAATCTTTAAAGATTTTTAAAAATTATATTTTGTTAGATATTTTTTTTAGTCTTACATCATTTTATAAATTTTTTTGAGATTAGGGGGCTTTATGCCTGAAAAAGATTTCCTTGAAAATTTGATATCACTTCTAACAGAAGTTAATCAAGATGAAAATCATGACAATTTAAGTGACGTTTATTTTGCTGAACTATTTGGTTCATTTAATGATCAATGTGAATATCCAATAACTTTTGAAAATCTATGCGATTTTAGAAGATATGAAGAGCTTTAAGGA contains:
- a CDS encoding polyprenyl synthetase family protein; translated protein: MREIQQYLKSAYSEFDKRIKEVLSSDVRFIDLITEYTLRIKGKRIRPSLTMLSASIFGDIKLSAINAAITMELLHNATLMHDDVVDGADTRRGFKTVNKIWNNKTAILFGDYLLANSLITILDTRDFKIMDILSSVSRKLSRGELLQVFKTKKGDFTESMYLDVIKGKTASLISACTQIGAITGGATEEDSTKMAEFGELLGIAFQIRDDILDYTGDKGIFGKENGKDIKEKKITLPLIYALSNTDKKTKNKILKAIRVGIKTKSELDEILKFTIDNNGISIAENKVFEISERAKSIISSINCKNCESIKMLKLLADYLVFRDK